A DNA window from candidate division WOR-3 bacterium contains the following coding sequences:
- a CDS encoding TonB-dependent receptor encodes MNKLRCEFVLVIIFFAVVYPLFSEKLVAQKQNDADKLVKKESEYTTDTIIVTATRSHCLMSNLPQNVLVLTKKEIMRKSNGDIQSSLTGTLGLDIRSCSFLGSVSSISIWGSTSQQTLILLDGIPINSPSVGIPDLGLYPVGNLERIEIVKGPVSSIYGANALAGVINLITNFPEPVSQSPNVLLRFNYGFSSVYTGDAHLIGRVGSLRYQLFGYRLKSSGFRTNDDLLTQGAYFTSAYQLLPYLKFRLDLGYGNKNLGTPGPMPDSSQHPIYGDSTCFSIYDRQIDTLLILKSHVEVKIGSRFTSHIKGAKIINNTFYQWVDQFNSSNISINKDRYHNHNLFLNITNTHILSSPLNLSWGLDLEKKNVLINSSYPPSTQVNAQMNNCGFFNNLVLNLRSVTFLSNLRIDYNSAFKNFISYGMGLTKLISTNWKLKTHWGTGFRAPTLSDLYWPNSGNPNLKPEHANTFQIGTEFVLVSNLRFSITGFYRRTHNLISWIPDTNNFWRPTNIDSAQVSGVEFSSVAQIFKNFTFQIGGTIQNPIQIKKELTYYDFITSEARFEYKRRRQAYLPQIIVVGQLNYETNFNTNLSLWARFVSDRVNYYQSYVQLPEIVYETKRLNSYLILSLDITQEIFRKLTLSFRVNNLLNTRYSEQFGNSMIDRDYPQPGRTIFLGVELKS; translated from the coding sequence ATGAATAAGTTAAGATGTGAGTTTGTTTTAGTTATTATTTTTTTTGCAGTGGTGTACCCTCTTTTTTCAGAAAAATTAGTAGCTCAAAAACAGAACGATGCCGATAAATTAGTAAAAAAAGAAAGCGAATATACAACTGATACTATTATTGTTACAGCTACCCGTTCCCATTGTTTAATGTCCAATCTACCACAAAATGTTTTGGTACTTACTAAGAAGGAAATAATGCGAAAATCTAACGGAGATATTCAATCGAGTCTAACAGGAACTTTAGGCCTTGATATCCGAAGCTGTTCTTTCTTGGGTAGTGTTTCATCAATTAGCATTTGGGGGAGCACAAGTCAACAAACTCTTATATTATTAGATGGCATACCAATTAATTCACCTTCCGTGGGAATTCCCGATTTAGGCTTATATCCAGTTGGTAACCTAGAACGAATTGAAATTGTAAAAGGACCAGTATCAAGTATTTATGGTGCTAATGCCTTAGCCGGAGTAATCAATTTAATTACTAATTTTCCTGAACCGGTTTCGCAATCTCCTAACGTTCTTTTGCGGTTTAATTATGGTTTTTCAAGTGTTTATACGGGCGACGCCCACTTAATTGGACGTGTAGGAAGTCTTCGCTATCAGCTCTTTGGTTATCGTTTAAAATCAAGCGGTTTTAGAACGAATGACGACCTGCTAACTCAAGGCGCATATTTTACCTCAGCATATCAACTCCTACCTTATCTAAAATTTCGTCTTGACTTGGGTTATGGTAACAAAAACTTAGGAACACCGGGACCAATGCCTGATTCTTCACAACATCCAATTTATGGTGATAGTACTTGTTTTAGCATTTATGACCGCCAAATTGACACTTTATTGATATTGAAATCACATGTAGAAGTAAAAATCGGATCGCGATTTACTTCTCATATAAAGGGAGCTAAAATTATCAATAATACTTTTTATCAATGGGTCGATCAATTTAATTCTTCTAATATATCAATAAATAAAGATCGCTATCACAATCATAATCTTTTCTTAAATATTACTAACACTCATATACTATCATCTCCGCTAAATTTAAGTTGGGGACTAGATTTAGAGAAAAAAAACGTTTTGATAAATTCGAGCTATCCCCCATCAACTCAAGTAAACGCTCAAATGAACAATTGCGGATTTTTTAATAACCTGGTTCTTAATCTGCGTAGTGTAACGTTTCTTAGTAATTTGCGTATTGATTACAACTCGGCGTTTAAGAATTTCATAAGTTATGGAATGGGACTAACAAAACTAATAAGTACTAACTGGAAACTAAAAACTCATTGGGGGACCGGATTTCGGGCACCGACCTTATCTGATCTGTATTGGCCTAATTCTGGCAATCCAAACCTAAAACCAGAGCACGCTAATACATTCCAGATCGGGACTGAATTCGTATTGGTGTCCAACTTAAGGTTTTCAATAACAGGCTTTTACCGGCGGACTCACAATTTAATCAGTTGGATACCTGACACTAATAATTTTTGGCGTCCCACCAACATTGATTCCGCACAAGTTTCTGGCGTTGAGTTTTCTAGTGTTGCGCAAATATTTAAAAACTTTACTTTCCAAATTGGTGGAACAATTCAAAATCCAATTCAAATAAAGAAAGAACTAACCTATTATGATTTTATAACCTCAGAAGCTCGTTTTGAATATAAAAGACGAAGACAAGCTTATCTACCTCAAATCATTGTTGTCGGTCAACTAAATTACGAAACCAATTTTAATACCAATTTATCCTTGTGGGCACGGTTTGTCTCGGATCGAGTTAATTATTATCAATCATACGTGCAACTACCAGAGATTGTTTATGAAACCAAAAGGCTTAATTCTTATTTAATCCTTTCGCTAGACATTACCCAAGAAATTTTTCGTAAGCTAACTTTATCTTTTCGCGTTAACAATCTTTTGAATACTCGTTACAGTGAGCAATTTGGTAACTCCATGATTGATCGAGACTATCCACAACCCGGGAGAACAATTTTTTTAGGAGTCGAATTAAAATCTTAG
- the dut gene encoding dUTP diphosphatase translates to MKLIVKYCKLRDLPPPKYQTPGASGLDLYAADELTIAPGEFKVVGTGIALEIPKGFEGQIRARSGLAANSGIGVLNSPGTIDSDYRGELKVILFNFSNKPFVIKKGDRIAQLVFSRVYRATLRSVKKLKPTKRNQGGFGHTG, encoded by the coding sequence ATGAAGCTTATTGTTAAATATTGTAAACTAAGAGATTTACCACCCCCAAAATATCAAACCCCAGGTGCCTCAGGTTTAGATCTATATGCGGCTGACGAACTAACAATTGCTCCTGGTGAATTCAAAGTGGTCGGCACCGGTATCGCCTTAGAAATCCCTAAAGGTTTTGAAGGGCAAATCCGCGCCCGGTCTGGACTAGCTGCTAATTCGGGCATTGGAGTTCTTAATAGTCCAGGGACAATCGATTCCGATTATCGTGGTGAACTCAAAGTTATTCTTTTTAATTTTAGCAATAAACCATTTGTGATTAAAAAAGGTGACCGCATTGCTCAACTTGTTTTTAGTCGCGTATACAGAGCAACATTACGATCCGTAAAAAAATTGAAACCAACTAAACGTAATCAAGGTGGTTTTGGTCATACCGGCTAA
- a CDS encoding ribonuclease HI family protein — protein sequence MTTDLEKRVIVYIDGSSQGNPGPSGVGVYIYGKLPRSSNTKHWFARYIGIRTNNEAEYYALLYALEFLATQLSLTSQAKISEIVIRTDSELLYNQMLGQYRVRDRKLKKLYAQAQNVLRKLPMVTFQLIPREKNRVCDRLAKRVVVERTKHLIPVKRQPKLDGQ from the coding sequence TTGACCACGGATTTAGAAAAAAGGGTCATTGTTTATATCGACGGCTCCTCGCAAGGTAATCCTGGTCCGTCAGGAGTTGGCGTGTATATCTATGGCAAATTGCCCCGGAGCTCTAATACCAAGCATTGGTTTGCTCGGTATATAGGTATTCGGACCAATAATGAAGCCGAATACTATGCCTTACTTTACGCCTTAGAGTTTCTGGCAACACAACTTAGTTTAACTTCTCAAGCTAAAATATCCGAAATTGTTATTAGAACCGATTCTGAATTATTATACAATCAGATGCTCGGACAATACCGAGTGCGGGACCGTAAGCTTAAAAAATTATATGCCCAAGCCCAAAATGTTTTAAGAAAACTCCCAATGGTTACCTTTCAATTGATTCCTCGAGAAAAAAACCGTGTTTGTGATCGCTTAGCTAAGCGAGTTGTGGTAGAGCGAACCAAACATTTGATTCCCGTCAAAAGACAGCCTAAACTGGATGGTCAATGA
- a CDS encoding C4-type zinc ribbon domain-containing protein gives MREVLEKLVKLQRLDNELKILQDKSNDIPKRIEGLKLIIENKKKEIKDHQEKIIKLKKENKLLEVELKSVEDKIAQYSAQLYSAKTNEQYKAFLKEIDAQKKEKTRIEDKIIEVLENLETTEKELKDLETELKETEVITAEKIKMLEKEATEVQQAITEREHNRQALIKELRPETVAIYERIRKNKNGLAVVAINAERCQGCFNPIPAQKILDVKKNDRLHFCEYCGRIIISQEINNIEA, from the coding sequence ATGCGCGAGGTCTTAGAAAAATTAGTTAAACTTCAGAGGTTGGATAATGAGCTGAAAATTTTACAGGATAAAAGTAATGATATCCCCAAACGGATTGAAGGGCTAAAACTAATTATTGAGAATAAAAAGAAAGAGATTAAAGACCATCAAGAAAAAATCATTAAACTCAAAAAAGAAAATAAATTATTAGAAGTTGAACTAAAAAGTGTTGAAGATAAAATCGCGCAATATTCAGCCCAACTATATTCGGCGAAAACCAACGAACAGTATAAGGCATTCTTAAAAGAAATCGACGCCCAGAAAAAAGAAAAAACCCGAATTGAAGATAAAATTATTGAAGTTTTAGAAAACTTAGAAACAACTGAAAAAGAACTTAAGGACCTGGAGACTGAGCTTAAAGAGACCGAAGTCATTACTGCCGAAAAAATTAAGATGCTTGAGAAAGAAGCCACTGAGGTCCAACAGGCCATTACCGAACGGGAACATAACCGCCAAGCGCTTATTAAGGAATTGCGTCCTGAGACGGTAGCTATATACGAACGAATTCGAAAAAACAAAAACGGTTTGGCGGTGGTAGCGATTAATGCTGAGCGCTGTCAAGGTTGTTTTAATCCAATACCGGCTCAAAAAATTTTGGATGTTAAGAAAAACGACCGACTGCATTTTTGTGAATATTGCGGTCGGATCATAATATCTCAAGAGATTAATAACATCGAGGCGTAA